Proteins from a genomic interval of Sandaracinaceae bacterium:
- a CDS encoding sigma 54-interacting transcriptional regulator: protein MSAGKKTLPYPEESVRPLQALRVVVVDGAQAGETVEIEDEGLHIGSAEGNDLRLSEDPTVSRFHVELTRREDGILVQDNGSTNGTFLGQARIERAVVPPGTELRVGRTAIRVEDGTRVSVEIALEEELGALKGTNPSMRKLFARVRKAAASDVPCLLVGESGTGKELFARAVHEHSKRADGPFVVVDCASLTPTLVASELFGHEKGAFTGADRRHQGAFERADGGTIFLDEIGELPEQLQPNLLGVLERRRFRRLGGRDEIEVDVRVVSATNRDLRAEVNAGTFRLDLYYRLAVVRFAVPSLRERPEDIPILIEHFLREAGETAPMGEVVPPAVMAGLQRHHWPGNVRELRNYVEATVAMGETPELEAGLSQGGDPGVAAGGPSIPVNAVLDLPYKEARANVLQQFEALYLPHILERADGNVSQASRDCAMDRSHLWDMLRKHKLR, encoded by the coding sequence GTGTCTGCTGGAAAGAAGACCCTCCCCTACCCGGAGGAATCGGTTCGCCCCCTTCAGGCGCTGCGCGTCGTGGTGGTCGACGGCGCCCAGGCGGGTGAGACCGTCGAGATCGAGGACGAGGGGCTCCACATCGGCAGCGCCGAGGGGAACGACCTGCGGCTCTCCGAGGACCCCACCGTCTCGCGCTTCCACGTCGAGCTGACCCGCCGCGAGGACGGGATCCTCGTCCAGGACAACGGCTCGACGAACGGCACCTTCCTCGGGCAAGCGCGCATCGAGCGCGCGGTCGTGCCGCCCGGCACCGAGCTGCGCGTCGGGCGCACCGCGATCCGCGTCGAGGACGGCACCCGCGTCTCGGTCGAGATCGCGCTCGAAGAGGAGCTGGGCGCGCTCAAGGGGACCAACCCCTCCATGCGCAAGCTCTTCGCTCGCGTCCGCAAGGCCGCGGCCAGCGACGTGCCGTGCCTGCTCGTGGGTGAGTCGGGCACCGGCAAGGAGCTCTTCGCCCGCGCCGTGCACGAGCACAGCAAGCGCGCGGACGGCCCGTTCGTGGTCGTCGACTGCGCGTCCCTGACGCCCACGCTGGTGGCGAGCGAGCTCTTCGGTCACGAGAAGGGCGCGTTCACCGGCGCCGATCGCCGCCACCAGGGCGCCTTCGAGCGCGCGGACGGCGGCACCATCTTCCTCGACGAGATCGGCGAGCTCCCCGAGCAGCTCCAGCCGAACCTCCTGGGCGTGCTCGAGCGGAGGCGCTTCCGCCGCCTCGGCGGACGCGACGAGATCGAGGTCGACGTGCGCGTGGTCTCCGCCACCAACCGCGACCTGCGGGCCGAGGTCAACGCCGGCACCTTCCGCCTCGACCTCTACTACCGCCTCGCCGTGGTGCGCTTCGCCGTGCCCTCGCTGCGCGAGCGCCCCGAGGACATCCCGATCCTGATCGAGCACTTCCTCCGCGAGGCGGGAGAGACCGCGCCCATGGGCGAGGTGGTGCCCCCCGCCGTGATGGCCGGGCTGCAGCGCCATCACTGGCCGGGCAACGTGCGGGAGCTCCGCAACTACGTCGAGGCCACGGTCGCGATGGGCGAGACGCCCGAGCTCGAGGCGGGGCTCTCCCAGGGCGGCGACCCGGGCGTGGCGGCCGGTGGACCGAGCATCCCCGTCAACGCGGTGCTCGACCTCCCCTACAAGGAGGCGCGCGCCAACGTGCTCCAGCAATTCGAGGCGCTCTACCTCCCGCACATCCTCGAGCGCGCCGACGGCAACGTCTCGCAGGCCTCGCGGGACTGCGCGATGGACCGGTCGCATCTCTGGGACATGCTGCGCAAGCACAAGCTGCGGTGA